From Echinicola soli, a single genomic window includes:
- a CDS encoding LuxR C-terminal-related transcriptional regulator, with protein MLHQKLDLIITELKEANIILEHHLDLHGYDEFVNQKDALITLHDIGNYRPVHINNACKAFYGFTNNFLSGMDYIYYLKTIHRSYYPTLFRSLSFFNEDNEEHLNLTYKLKNAAGKWQIMLGTTKTITRTTANKPHHAITLMIPENDQLSVNPEAPIRLLESLTKREREIFLKIAEGLAPQEIGSGLFISEETVKKHKQNIFKKLKLNKTSELVKLAFELGVKY; from the coding sequence ATGCTACACCAAAAATTAGATCTTATCATTACCGAACTAAAAGAAGCTAACATCATTCTTGAGCACCACTTGGACCTACACGGGTACGACGAGTTCGTCAATCAGAAAGATGCCCTTATTACTTTGCACGATATTGGAAATTACAGACCTGTACATATTAATAACGCCTGCAAGGCCTTTTATGGCTTCACCAATAATTTCCTATCGGGCATGGATTACATTTATTATCTCAAAACGATCCACCGATCCTACTACCCCACACTTTTTCGATCACTTTCGTTCTTTAATGAAGATAACGAGGAACACCTGAACCTTACCTATAAGCTCAAAAATGCAGCTGGAAAATGGCAAATCATGTTGGGCACCACTAAAACCATAACTCGGACCACCGCCAACAAGCCGCATCACGCCATTACGCTGATGATTCCCGAAAACGACCAACTCTCCGTTAACCCGGAGGCCCCCATCAGACTGCTTGAATCCTTAACGAAGCGTGAAAGGGAAATTTTCCTGAAAATTGCAGAAGGTTTGGCGCCCCAAGAAATAGGGTCTGGCCTATTCATCTCTGAAGAAACAGTCAAAAAACACAAACAAAACATCTTCAAAAAACTCAAGCTCAATAAAACCAGCGAACTGGTCAAGCTGGCATTTGAACTTGGAGTAAAATATTAA
- a CDS encoding adenosine kinase, with amino-acid sequence MKKKYDVVGMGNALVDIEFEVTDKFLEENKVEKGLMTLVDEPRQNELMSVINTAEAKKQCGGSAANTVIAVSQFGGSAYYNCKVANDLLGKFFVEDLKASGVANNLQADRLEDGVTGKCLVMVTGDAERTMNTYLGITENFSTKDISEAVINDAEYLYIEGYLVTSPNGKAAMKHAKKLAEEQQTKVALTFSDPAMVKYFKAGFEEVIGAGVDLLFSNEEEAKIFTGEEDLKKAREALKKVAKRFVITMGKNGAMIYDGDTFIDIEPYETEAIDTNGAGDMFAGAFLYGITNNHSYASSGKLASLASSKVVSQFGPRLEWHEAKVVLERLHPELG; translated from the coding sequence ATGAAAAAGAAATATGATGTAGTGGGCATGGGAAATGCCCTTGTGGATATTGAATTTGAGGTCACCGATAAGTTTTTAGAGGAAAACAAGGTAGAAAAAGGCCTGATGACGCTGGTGGATGAACCACGCCAAAATGAGCTTATGTCCGTGATCAATACAGCTGAAGCCAAGAAACAATGCGGTGGATCCGCTGCCAATACCGTGATCGCCGTGAGCCAATTCGGAGGAAGTGCCTATTACAATTGCAAGGTCGCCAATGATCTGTTAGGAAAGTTTTTTGTGGAGGACCTTAAGGCTTCAGGGGTTGCTAATAATTTGCAAGCTGACCGATTGGAAGATGGGGTTACAGGAAAGTGCCTGGTGATGGTTACCGGTGATGCAGAGAGGACCATGAATACTTACTTGGGGATTACAGAGAACTTTTCCACCAAAGACATTAGTGAAGCAGTAATAAACGATGCCGAATACCTCTATATTGAAGGATACCTGGTGACCTCTCCGAACGGAAAGGCCGCTATGAAGCATGCTAAAAAGCTTGCTGAAGAGCAGCAGACAAAGGTCGCCCTTACATTTTCAGATCCTGCAATGGTAAAGTACTTCAAAGCAGGTTTTGAAGAGGTGATCGGGGCAGGAGTTGACTTGTTATTTTCCAATGAGGAAGAAGCAAAAATTTTTACAGGAGAGGAAGATTTGAAGAAGGCACGAGAAGCATTGAAAAAAGTAGCAAAGCGATTTGTGATCACCATGGGTAAAAATGGCGCCATGATTTATGATGGTGATACATTTATCGATATAGAGCCCTATGAAACCGAAGCCATCGATACCAATGGAGCTGGAGACATGTTTGCAGGTGCTTTTTTGTACGGTATCACCAACAATCACTCTTATGCTTCAAGTGGCAAGCTAGCCAGCTTGGCATCATCAAAAGTGGTGAGCCAGTTTGGTCCACGACTGGAGTGGCATGAAGCCAAGGTGGTTTTGGAGAGATTACATCCCGAGCTTGGTTAA